From Vogesella sp. XCS3, the proteins below share one genomic window:
- a CDS encoding ABC transporter substrate-binding protein: MKLKSIASATLLAVGLTASFSAFAADKPVIEVWTMSLSPKFDGYFKDLVGKYNAQNPGVEVKWTDYPWDVIQAKFTAAVGAGKPPALVNLNVPWAYDYKQDGLIQPVDGIINKAQFVKGALADVTFEGKTYAFPHYNGANVIAYNKDIFARAGLKAAPKTFDEQLSFSKAIKAKTGVAGFAPTLGPTKIEGFLIQNGLDVVKGGKAVFNSPAHVAMMKKLADAYKAGALLKDNLFAQDNFQVQMQAYNAGKMAMLVSTPTSLTRIRDEAPVLYKSTAVAAAPVGPTGIASGGWMFNFAVAKNVDKALLPEVGKFANYLTNDANQLAFSKLAGTLPTSGKAAKDPHFQTVAAPGGAVEQAVAVAASSLDSTRTIFLSGVKDPEVLSNKLAAAVEQAVTGRKDPKAALDEAAAFWNSKL, encoded by the coding sequence ATGAAACTGAAATCTATTGCCAGCGCTACGCTGCTGGCCGTTGGCCTGACTGCCTCTTTTAGCGCCTTTGCCGCCGACAAGCCGGTGATCGAAGTGTGGACCATGAGCCTGTCGCCAAAATTCGACGGCTACTTCAAAGACCTGGTGGGCAAGTACAACGCGCAGAACCCTGGCGTGGAAGTGAAGTGGACGGACTACCCGTGGGACGTGATCCAGGCCAAATTCACCGCCGCGGTAGGCGCTGGCAAGCCGCCGGCACTGGTGAACCTGAACGTGCCTTGGGCGTATGACTACAAGCAGGACGGCCTGATCCAGCCGGTAGACGGCATCATCAACAAGGCGCAGTTCGTGAAAGGCGCGCTGGCTGACGTGACCTTCGAAGGCAAAACCTACGCCTTCCCGCACTACAACGGCGCCAACGTGATTGCCTACAACAAGGACATCTTTGCCCGCGCCGGCCTGAAAGCCGCGCCGAAGACCTTTGACGAGCAGCTGTCGTTCTCCAAGGCGATCAAGGCCAAAACCGGCGTGGCCGGCTTTGCCCCGACCCTGGGCCCCACCAAGATTGAAGGCTTCCTGATCCAGAACGGCCTGGACGTGGTGAAAGGCGGCAAGGCGGTGTTCAACAGCCCGGCACACGTGGCCATGATGAAAAAGCTGGCCGACGCCTACAAGGCCGGCGCGCTGCTGAAAGACAACCTGTTTGCCCAGGATAACTTCCAGGTGCAGATGCAGGCCTACAACGCCGGCAAGATGGCCATGCTGGTTTCCACCCCTACCTCGCTGACCCGCATCCGTGACGAAGCGCCGGTGCTGTACAAATCCACCGCCGTGGCCGCTGCCCCGGTCGGCCCGACCGGCATTGCCTCCGGCGGCTGGATGTTCAACTTTGCCGTGGCGAAGAACGTAGACAAGGCGCTGCTGCCGGAAGTGGGCAAGTTCGCTAACTACCTGACCAACGACGCCAACCAGCTGGCGTTCTCCAAACTGGCCGGCACCCTGCCGACCAGCGGCAAGGCTGCCAAAGACCCGCACTTCCAGACTGTAGCTGCCCCTGGCGGCGCAGTAGAGCAGGCGGTAGCGGTGGCGGCTTCCAGCCTGGATAGCACCCGCACCATCTTCCTGTCTGGCGTGAAAGACCCGGAAGTGCTGTCCAACAAGCTGGCTGCGGCAGTAGAGCAAGCCGTGACCGGCCGTAAAGACCCGAAAGCCGCGCTGGATGAAGCCGCTGCTTTCTGGAACAGCAAGCTGTAA
- a CDS encoding P-loop NTPase fold protein, translated as MTDTAIDLPHLLTDAPARTDLLGFKPHAERLAALIQKQIPDKASFVIGIEGEWGEGKSSFINLLKDAFPAEKTDETRPTIVDFNPWWFEGSDQLLRHFFDELLGQIDWTRGDGEKLFDSVSKLAAFAGRVGKLMQLAPEPMLQTAGKVAEGVGQAFGGGSKPESFRKLRDAAAETLAVLSFKTIVFIDDLDRLPAREIVELFRVIKAVADLPNIVYVIAYDRAIVASALDEVHKGRGEAYLEKIVQLPYRLPKPTLKKWHTYNFDTLITTLRLLHGTPSDQEAQDSFRVICSAFLQLPRDAKRLLSSVHVYQLIPEQIRIDPVDFLFLEAMRLKDRRLWEQLLSAILSIRELMLMSTGGKNDDARFTSWLQGYMPALETAKPAVKDAIQHFTGWPVGKNKGLKERMVTPQRLSRLVSRVQIHLGYRSWDEEIDVLLNMMRAYRQVKPSENQFSNEAIEQFLQADTLPELAAALPSQGMKPTFFYEVIGFLQHRLNLAFDPLQHATLVAELLEDGPLEETALLGYLQDFLACVFLGEIRSTFAELNDEAKAMVTDWLVGNTAKKMALLIGFSQPGDWDNFKALAVEKCLQMSLMELLTIPNPMVTAQVLDVIGRGEPSKVEVWEAALPEVLPDAAVPRLSLLFTSNGKMVMTNSAWLYKSKRFVNLVRQLPTSSLRAPDWDAFLQKATV; from the coding sequence ATGACCGATACCGCTATTGATTTGCCCCATTTGCTGACCGACGCCCCCGCTAGGACAGACTTGCTAGGCTTTAAGCCGCACGCTGAAAGGTTGGCCGCATTAATCCAGAAACAGATTCCGGACAAAGCCAGTTTTGTCATCGGTATTGAAGGCGAATGGGGCGAGGGCAAGTCCAGCTTCATTAACCTGCTGAAAGACGCGTTTCCTGCGGAGAAGACAGATGAGACGCGGCCAACCATTGTTGACTTCAACCCGTGGTGGTTTGAAGGCTCCGACCAGCTACTGCGGCACTTCTTCGATGAGTTATTGGGGCAGATCGACTGGACACGTGGTGACGGAGAGAAGCTGTTTGACAGCGTCAGCAAGCTGGCTGCCTTTGCCGGGCGGGTTGGCAAGCTGATGCAGCTGGCACCCGAGCCGATGTTGCAAACAGCGGGCAAAGTCGCCGAGGGGGTAGGGCAGGCTTTCGGTGGTGGTAGCAAGCCGGAGTCGTTCCGCAAGCTGCGAGATGCTGCCGCTGAGACGCTGGCCGTGCTCAGTTTCAAAACCATCGTCTTCATCGATGACCTCGATCGCCTGCCGGCGCGCGAGATTGTCGAGCTGTTCCGCGTCATCAAGGCGGTAGCCGACCTGCCCAATATCGTCTACGTCATCGCCTACGACCGCGCCATCGTGGCGTCGGCGCTGGATGAGGTACATAAGGGCAGGGGCGAGGCGTATCTGGAGAAAATCGTACAGCTGCCGTATCGTTTGCCGAAGCCGACTCTTAAAAAGTGGCATACCTATAATTTTGATACGCTCATTACGACCTTGCGTTTGCTACACGGTACGCCGAGTGACCAAGAAGCACAGGATTCTTTCCGAGTGATTTGCAGCGCCTTCCTGCAGTTGCCTCGCGACGCCAAACGTTTGCTGTCCAGCGTGCATGTTTATCAACTGATACCCGAGCAGATACGGATTGACCCGGTGGACTTTCTGTTTCTGGAAGCAATGCGGCTGAAAGACCGCCGCCTTTGGGAGCAATTGCTGTCAGCCATTTTGTCCATACGTGAGTTGATGCTGATGTCCACCGGTGGCAAGAATGATGATGCGCGTTTTACCAGTTGGCTGCAGGGCTATATGCCTGCGTTAGAAACTGCCAAGCCTGCAGTGAAAGACGCGATACAGCATTTTACTGGCTGGCCGGTCGGAAAGAATAAAGGCCTGAAAGAGCGAATGGTGACACCACAACGCCTGTCACGCCTTGTCAGCCGGGTGCAGATCCATCTGGGCTACCGTTCTTGGGACGAAGAGATCGATGTGCTGCTGAATATGATGAGGGCCTATAGGCAAGTGAAACCATCAGAGAACCAGTTCTCGAATGAGGCCATCGAACAGTTCTTACAGGCTGATACATTGCCAGAGTTGGCCGCAGCTTTGCCAAGCCAGGGGATGAAACCGACTTTCTTTTACGAAGTCATTGGCTTTCTGCAGCATCGCCTTAACCTTGCGTTTGACCCACTACAACATGCCACTTTGGTTGCTGAACTCCTGGAAGATGGGCCATTGGAAGAAACTGCTTTGCTGGGCTACCTACAGGATTTTTTGGCTTGTGTTTTCCTTGGTGAGATCAGATCCACCTTTGCAGAGCTGAATGACGAGGCCAAAGCAATGGTGACGGATTGGCTGGTCGGTAATACGGCAAAGAAAATGGCTTTGTTGATAGGCTTTAGTCAGCCAGGTGATTGGGATAACTTCAAAGCGTTAGCAGTGGAAAAATGTCTACAGATGAGTTTAATGGAGCTGCTGACCATCCCTAACCCGATGGTGACGGCGCAGGTACTGGACGTAATTGGTCGGGGCGAGCCCAGTAAAGTTGAGGTATGGGAGGCTGCTTTGCCAGAAGTATTGCCAGATGCTGCTGTACCTCGTTTGTCTTTATTGTTTACCAGCAATGGCAAAATGGTAATGACCAACAGTGCTTGGCTGTACAAATCCAAGCGCTTTGTGAATTTGGTTCGGCAGCTACCCACTAGCAGTCTGAGAGCCCCTGACTGGGACGCTTTCCTGCAAAAAGCCACCGTCTAA